In the genome of Thermosphaera aggregans DSM 11486, one region contains:
- a CDS encoding XdhC family protein: MKLEELFGRIIQELNKGNPVAIATIIGKEGSGPREIGASMVVTVDGERIGTIGGGELEAIIIRNALEAIEKGEPRKIKLALRRENIPSDAQPTGMLCGGVVEVFINVLKPQPRVVIIGAGHLGKPIAEIGNLLGFRTVIMDRSEELANPMRYPFAEQVFAGDFLSELEKIRLGPNDIAVIVYGEVETDYQSLKKILQYNPSRHVWVLCSRHRAKWMVERLREEGVDVEKHKFFIHMPAGLDIKSATPEEIAVSIWSEIICVLKNCEIPVKTLSIFKEA, translated from the coding sequence TTGAAGCTTGAGGAATTATTTGGTAGAATTATACAAGAGCTCAACAAGGGGAATCCTGTAGCCATAGCAACGATTATTGGCAAAGAGGGGAGCGGCCCGCGCGAAATAGGTGCATCAATGGTTGTAACAGTTGATGGAGAGAGAATAGGGACTATTGGGGGCGGGGAGCTGGAAGCTATCATAATAAGGAATGCGCTCGAGGCTATTGAGAAGGGGGAACCAAGGAAGATAAAGCTCGCCTTGAGGAGAGAAAATATTCCAAGCGACGCACAACCCACTGGCATGCTGTGCGGGGGAGTCGTAGAGGTATTCATAAACGTGTTAAAGCCCCAGCCAAGAGTAGTCATAATAGGTGCTGGACACCTGGGCAAACCTATTGCTGAAATAGGAAACCTGCTTGGTTTTCGAACAGTAATCATGGATAGGAGCGAGGAGCTCGCAAATCCTATGAGATACCCGTTCGCGGAGCAGGTTTTCGCAGGGGACTTCTTATCCGAGCTTGAAAAGATACGATTAGGCCCTAACGATATAGCGGTTATCGTGTATGGAGAAGTTGAAACGGACTATCAGTCTTTGAAAAAGATTCTCCAATACAATCCTAGCAGACACGTATGGGTTCTGTGTAGCAGGCATAGAGCCAAGTGGATGGTTGAAAGGCTCCGCGAGGAAGGGGTTGACGTGGAGAAGCATAAATTTTTCATCCACATGCCCGCCGGCCTGGATATTAAAAGCGCTACCCCTGAGGAAATAGCCGTAAGTATTTGGTCTGAAATAATCTGCGTGCTAAAGAATTGTGAAATACCTGTTAAAACACTCAGTATTTTCAAGGAAGCGTAG
- a CDS encoding THUMP domain-containing protein has protein sequence MSFNLMITHEPGLDNYRFVIGSLRSLIKDYQVIDKGPCVILIKVPDPYQAIENLRSIVKEAPMVYRVIPIDTIVDPYVEDVAEQASELALARIPPDKTYRVTLHGRLYWRETRMPAHSMDAIRVIAEKIDRQVSLTHPDYVVYVRSVKLYHRRRYATITVTMPEKIIVSKSEKP, from the coding sequence TTGAGCTTCAACTTAATGATCACCCATGAGCCGGGGCTTGACAACTACAGATTTGTGATCGGGAGTCTTCGCTCTCTTATCAAGGATTACCAGGTGATTGATAAGGGCCCTTGTGTTATCCTCATTAAAGTGCCAGACCCTTATCAAGCAATTGAAAATCTGAGAAGCATAGTTAAGGAAGCCCCAATGGTTTACAGGGTGATACCTATCGACACGATCGTAGATCCGTATGTGGAGGATGTTGCTGAACAAGCGAGCGAGCTAGCACTAGCCAGGATTCCACCGGATAAGACCTACCGGGTTACCTTGCACGGCCGTCTTTACTGGAGGGAGACCAGGATGCCGGCGCACAGCATGGATGCTATAAGAGTTATTGCGGAGAAAATCGACCGCCAAGTGTCCCTTACACACCCTGATTACGTTGTCTACGTTCGAAGCGTTAAACTATACCATAGGAGGCGCTACGCAACCATAACGGTTACGATGCCCGAAAAAATAATTGTGAGCAAATCCGAGAAGCCATAA
- a CDS encoding AAA family ATPase: protein MPNPGIQVLLEKIVRFRNELEKPFVGRSEEATVLTLALITGEHVLLIGEPGTAKSALARRAAELINARFFKYLLTRFTEPDELFGPLDINELRNGRYVRITKGKLPEAEIAFVDEIFNANSAILNMMLSIMNERIVYDGYSEIKVPLWTMISATNRVPDETELQALYDRFLLRHFVKPVEENKWGELLDAVWRIESGLYLHGEPVLSVEDLVKLNGLVYQVDVSPVKEKLIKLYGIFEDQGIHVTDRRKGKALKIIAANALLRQSTKASEDDLFVLKYVIPRDIEEAEKTYVILLDEIEAREKHLKELSEIEANVKEAKTFISNTPELDPRLLDYLRSFETVKEKVRKLASESSDDEVRKRAMDVLAEVNDVIDLIKKKLIM, encoded by the coding sequence TTGCCAAACCCGGGTATTCAGGTTTTACTAGAGAAAATAGTGAGGTTTAGGAACGAGCTCGAGAAGCCTTTTGTGGGCAGGAGTGAGGAAGCAACCGTGTTGACCCTAGCGTTGATAACCGGGGAACACGTTCTTCTTATAGGTGAGCCTGGTACTGCGAAGTCGGCGCTTGCTAGAAGGGCGGCCGAGTTGATCAACGCGAGGTTTTTCAAATACTTACTAACACGTTTCACGGAGCCCGACGAGCTCTTCGGCCCCCTGGACATTAATGAGCTGAGAAACGGCAGGTATGTGAGGATCACAAAGGGAAAGCTTCCAGAGGCGGAGATAGCTTTCGTAGATGAAATCTTCAACGCTAACTCTGCAATCCTCAATATGATGCTTTCAATAATGAATGAGAGAATAGTGTATGATGGGTACTCTGAGATAAAAGTTCCCCTCTGGACCATGATATCAGCAACAAACCGCGTCCCGGATGAGACAGAGCTCCAAGCCCTCTACGATCGCTTCCTTCTCCGGCATTTCGTGAAACCTGTTGAGGAGAATAAGTGGGGAGAGCTTCTCGACGCTGTTTGGAGGATTGAATCCGGCCTGTACCTCCACGGGGAGCCCGTTTTAAGCGTAGAGGATCTGGTGAAACTCAACGGGCTGGTATACCAGGTGGATGTGTCGCCCGTTAAGGAGAAGTTGATAAAGCTCTATGGTATTTTCGAGGATCAAGGAATCCATGTTACTGATAGGCGGAAGGGGAAAGCTCTTAAAATTATTGCTGCCAACGCCTTACTCAGGCAGTCGACAAAAGCCAGCGAAGACGATCTCTTCGTGCTGAAGTACGTGATACCTCGAGATATTGAGGAAGCTGAGAAAACCTATGTCATCCTGCTCGACGAGATAGAGGCGAGGGAAAAGCATTTGAAGGAGTTGTCGGAGATAGAGGCGAATGTTAAGGAGGCCAAAACCTTTATCTCCAACACACCCGAGCTGGATCCAAGGCTCCTGGATTACTTAAGAAGCTTTGAAACGGTTAAGGAAAAAGTTAGGAAACTAGCGTCAGAGTCCAGCGACGACGAGGTGAGGAAGAGAGCTATGGATGTCTTGGCTGAGGTAAACGACGTCATCGATTTGATCAAGAAGAAGCTAATAATGTAG
- a CDS encoding Hedgehog/intein hint domain-containing protein, which produces MEEQVRGVLKGIDYQNPLTIYRGERIRRIIDFLGGKGEKIPLDLAIDTFYVFYLPFPILSEDADPSNRNYQVVKYLMKSPSLHSIKGKTLIDPFMSGLAASVFLSEYESLEEAQRSRHSRSTDNSEESRDASEVRRIVEKAIVNTMMDVEHVRRLKSVMEGLEPGSISQLSFEEYGPELLRLARTTDVRRILELIEGLKPWELGLKKKSERHKHGEIGGYEPGRDIERLTPSSRILPDELFYLRFLSSRLLLYEKRVEESLGPIYVLLDKCLDGESLVELSNGRLKKLREIRVGDEVVSAKISSKGVPVVSSAEVVEIVEDVKPVYGLKTEAGVLKASGNHVIPVFQNSSTILKQASEVQPGEHLYAYDYRESGFKPVRLLEKMMLGVEKVFDIRLGKDHFFTANGVLVHNSGSMDGVKITWAKAVALGLYIRAVREHREFYVRFFDSQPYPLIKVGRRPKAREVVELMNYIARVKGSGGTDISRALITASTDIRTGASGETSDIILITDGVDRIAEQHVSYNLKRAGANLYSVMILGENPSLKKVSTKYFSVTRLGRSSALKIIEVR; this is translated from the coding sequence ATGGAGGAGCAAGTACGCGGCGTGTTAAAAGGCATTGATTATCAAAATCCCCTGACAATTTACAGAGGGGAAAGAATAAGGAGGATCATAGACTTTCTCGGAGGCAAGGGAGAGAAAATCCCTCTAGACTTGGCTATCGACACATTCTATGTCTTCTATCTTCCATTCCCCATACTAAGCGAGGATGCCGACCCGTCTAACCGGAATTACCAAGTTGTAAAATACTTGATGAAATCACCGAGTCTACACTCTATTAAAGGAAAGACGCTTATCGACCCGTTTATGAGCGGCTTGGCCGCTAGCGTTTTCCTTTCAGAATATGAATCGCTGGAGGAGGCTCAAAGGTCGAGGCATTCTCGATCCACGGATAATAGCGAGGAGTCTAGGGATGCTTCTGAAGTTAGGAGGATCGTGGAGAAGGCTATTGTCAACACGATGATGGACGTTGAGCACGTGAGGAGATTGAAGTCTGTTATGGAGGGGTTGGAGCCAGGTAGCATTAGCCAGTTATCATTCGAAGAATACGGTCCCGAGCTCCTTAGGCTAGCCAGGACCACGGATGTGAGACGGATTCTTGAGCTGATTGAGGGTTTAAAACCTTGGGAGCTTGGATTGAAAAAGAAGAGCGAGAGGCATAAGCACGGAGAGATAGGCGGTTACGAGCCTGGCCGGGACATAGAGAGGCTCACCCCTTCTTCGAGGATTCTTCCAGACGAACTCTTCTACCTAAGATTCCTCTCATCTAGGCTACTTCTCTACGAGAAAAGAGTTGAGGAGAGCCTTGGCCCTATTTACGTATTGCTTGACAAGTGCTTGGACGGGGAGAGCTTGGTTGAGCTTTCTAACGGCCGGTTGAAAAAACTGAGGGAGATACGGGTGGGAGATGAGGTGGTTTCGGCAAAAATCAGCAGTAAGGGGGTTCCCGTTGTCTCAAGCGCCGAGGTTGTCGAGATTGTTGAGGATGTTAAGCCGGTTTACGGGTTGAAAACGGAAGCGGGAGTTTTGAAGGCCAGCGGAAACCACGTAATCCCTGTTTTCCAAAACTCTTCAACCATACTGAAGCAGGCTTCCGAGGTTCAACCGGGTGAACACCTGTACGCATACGACTATAGGGAGAGCGGTTTCAAACCGGTCAGGCTCCTAGAGAAGATGATGCTGGGTGTGGAGAAAGTGTTCGATATAAGGCTTGGGAAGGATCACTTTTTCACGGCGAACGGTGTTTTGGTTCACAACAGCGGGAGCATGGATGGTGTTAAAATAACCTGGGCCAAGGCTGTTGCGTTGGGGCTGTATATTAGAGCAGTTAGGGAGCACCGTGAATTCTACGTTAGGTTTTTCGACAGCCAGCCCTACCCGTTGATAAAGGTTGGCAGGAGGCCTAAGGCTAGAGAAGTGGTTGAGTTAATGAACTATATTGCCAGGGTGAAGGGGAGCGGTGGAACCGATATTTCAAGGGCGCTCATAACTGCATCAACCGATATAAGAACCGGTGCGTCGGGCGAAACATCCGACATTATCCTCATAACTGATGGTGTTGACAGGATTGCTGAGCAACACGTGTCTTACAACTTGAAGAGGGCCGGGGCTAACCTGTACTCGGTGATGATATTGGGCGAGAATCCAAGCCTCAAAAAAGTATCCACTAAATACTTTTCTGTCACCAGGCTCGGGCGCTCGAGCGCGTTAAAAATTATAGAGGTAAGATAG
- a CDS encoding SagB/ThcOx family dehydrogenase — MSSKIMLPKPNNETCLGRLLKERRSVRSYKESSLTLQELSSLLWFTYGCVKPDCERRTSPSAGATYPFEIYVSVRNNGVEGVEPGIYHYDAERNELVEVLKGDFSRQLAKACLGQRWVLNAPVNIILVAVAERTTGYYGERGWRYIFNEAGHIGQNIYLASVEMGLGTVAVGAFNDDQVSKLLNLPEGYEPVYVFPVGRVK, encoded by the coding sequence ATGTCGTCTAAAATCATGCTTCCAAAACCCAACAATGAGACTTGTTTAGGGAGACTTTTGAAAGAGAGAAGGAGTGTTCGAAGCTACAAGGAATCATCCTTAACCCTCCAGGAATTGTCAAGCCTCTTATGGTTCACCTATGGCTGTGTTAAACCAGACTGTGAAAGAAGGACATCGCCGTCCGCGGGTGCAACATACCCTTTCGAAATATACGTCTCGGTTAGAAACAACGGGGTTGAGGGTGTGGAGCCCGGGATATACCATTATGATGCCGAGAGGAACGAGCTGGTAGAGGTTTTGAAAGGAGATTTCTCCAGACAGCTCGCGAAAGCCTGCTTGGGACAGAGATGGGTTTTGAACGCCCCTGTTAACATAATACTTGTGGCTGTTGCCGAAAGAACCACGGGGTACTACGGCGAAAGAGGGTGGCGGTACATTTTCAACGAGGCCGGTCATATTGGTCAAAACATCTATCTCGCATCGGTTGAAATGGGCTTGGGAACTGTTGCTGTGGGGGCGTTTAACGATGACCAGGTTTCCAAACTATTAAATCTGCCCGAGGGATACGAGCCCGTCTACGTGTTCCCCGTTGGAAGGGTGAAGTAG